One Vigna unguiculata cultivar IT97K-499-35 chromosome 7, ASM411807v1, whole genome shotgun sequence genomic region harbors:
- the LOC114189782 gene encoding probable beta-D-xylosidase 2 — translation MASVFSPLTTIFFLIVLWGGEAREPFACDPKNAATRGLPFCKASAAIAERVKDLIGRLTVEEKVSLLVNNAAAVPRLGIKGYEWWSEALHGVSNVGPGTKFGGQFPAATSFPQVITTAASFNASLWEAIGQVASDEARAMYNGGTGGLTYWSPNVNIFRDPRWGRGQETPGEDPLLAGKYAASYVRGLQGNDGNRLKVAASCKHFTAYDLDNWNGVDRFHFNAEVSKQDMKDTFNVPFRMCVKEGNVASVMCSYNQVNGVPTCADPVLLKTTVRGLWGLNGYIVSDCDSVGVFYNSQHYTSTPEEAAADAIKAGLDLDCGPFLAQHTNNAVKKGLLTEAHVNGALANTLTVQMRLGMYDGEPSGHPYGNLGPRDVCTPSHQHLALQAATQGIVLLKNKGPSLPLSTRRYRTLALIGPNSNATVTMIGNYAGIACGYTSPLQGIGKYTKTIHEPGCANVACRDNKQFGKAINAAQQADATVLVMGLDQSMEAETVDRAGLLLPGHQQDLVSQVASASKGPTILVIMSGGPVDITFAKNDPRIQGILWAGYPGQAGGAAIADILFGTSNPGGKLPMTWYPEGYVEKLAMTNMAMRSSKRKGYPGRTYRFYSGPVVYPFGYGLSYTHFVHTLASAPKVVSIPVDGHRHRNSSSNIANKAIKVTHARCGKLSVSLHVDVKNVGSRDGTHTLLVFSAPPAGKGHWAPLKQLVGFHKVHLPPKAQQRVRINIHVCKLLSVVDTSGTRRIPMGSHTLHIADIKHSLALHPQTLGIIKT, via the exons ATGGCTTCAGTCTTTTCACCTCTCACCACTATCTTCTTCCTGATAGTGCTCTGGGGTGGCGAGGCACGCGAGCCTTTTGCGTGTGACCCAAAGAACGCCGCCACAAGGGGCTTACCCTTTTGCAAGGCGTCGGCGGCAATAGCGGAGAGGGTGAAGGACCTGATTGGAAGGTTGACGGTGGAAGAAAAAGTGAGCTTGCTGGTGAACAATGCGGCGGCAGTTCCACGGCTTGGAATCAAAGGCTATGAGTGGTGGTCGGAGGCACTGCATGGGGTCTCAAATGTCGGCCCCGGAACCAAGTTTGGCGGCCAGTTCCCCGCCGCCACCAGCTTCCCTCAAGTCATCACCACCGCTGCTTCTTTCAATGCTTCTTTGTGGGAAGCTATTGGACAG GTGGCCTCCGACGAAGCAAGAGCAATGTACAACGGAGGAACGGGTGGGCTTACATACTGGAGCCCAAACGTCAACATTTTCAGAGACCCACGGTGGGGCCGCGGACAGGAGACTCCCGGTGAGGATCCATTACTAGCCGGTAAGTATGCGGCCAGTTACGTGAGGGGATTACAGGGGAACGACGGTAACCGGTTGAAGGTGGCTGCTTCTTGCAAACACTTTACGGCTTATGACCTTGATAATTGGAACGGTGTGGATCGCTTTCACTTCAACGCAGAGGTTAGCAAGCAGGATATGAAGGACACGTTCAACGTCCCATTCAGGATGTGCGTTAAGGAAGGAAACGTGGCCAGTGTCATGTGTTCTTACAATCAGGTTAACGGCGTTCCTACCTGTGCCGATCCCGTTCTCCTAAAGACTACCGTTCGAGGCCTCTGGGGTCTTAATGG CTACATTGTATCGGACTGTGACTCCGTTGGGGTCTTTTACAATAGCCAACATTACACGTCTACGCCAGAAGAAGCTGCTGCCGATGCCATTAAAGCAGGTTTGGATTTGGATTGTGGCCCTTTTCTAGCCCAACACACCAACAACGCTGTCAAAAAAGGCCTCTTAACTGAAGCCCATGTCAATGGGGCCTTGGCGAACACGTTAACGGTCCAAATGAGGTTAGGGATGTATGACGGTGAGCCATCGGGCCATCCGTATGGCAATCTTGGCCCAAGAGATGTGTGCACCCCAAGTCACCAACACCTTGCCCTTCAAGCCGCCACACAAGGGATTGTTCTACTTAAAAACAAAGGCCCTTCTTTGCCTCTCTCCACAAGGCGTTACCGCACCCTCGCTCTTATTGGGCCCAATTCTAATGCCACTGTCACAATGATCGGAAACTATGCAG GTATTGCTTGCGGATACACCAGCCCTTTGCAGGGAATAGGAAAATATACCAAGACTATTCACGAGCCGGGTTGTGCAAATGTGGCCTGCAGAGACAACAAGCAATTCGGGAAAGCTATAAATGCAGCCCAACAAGCGGATGCAACTGTGCTGGTGATGGGCCTGGATCAGTCCATGGAGGCTGAAACTGTGGACAGGGCTGGCCTGCTTCTTCCTGGTCACCAACAAGACCTTGTGTCCCAAGTAGCATCTGCCTCCAAGGGCCCAACGATTTTGGTCATAATGTCTGGTGGGCCTGTGGATATAACTTTCGCAAAGAATGACCCTAGAATCCAGGGAATTTTGTGGGCCGGTTATCCGGGCCAAGCCGGTGGTGCTGCGATTGCAGATATCTTGTTTGGAACATCTAACCCTG GAGGCAAGCTACCTATGACATGGTACCCAGAAGGGTACGTTGAAAAGTTGGCAATGACAAATATGGCAATGCGATCAAGCAAAAGAAAAGGTTACCCAGGAAGAACCTACAGATTTTACAGTGGCCCAGTGGTGTATCCATTCGGTTACGGTTTGTCTTACACGCATTTTGTTCACACATTGGCAAGTGCACCCAAAGTGGTATCAATTCCCGTGGATGGGCACCGTCACAGGAATAGCTCCTCCAACATTGCAAACAAGGCAATTAAAGTGACACATGCACGATGTGGCAAGCTTTCTGTTAGCCTTCACGTGGACGTTAAAAATGTTGGATCCAGAGATGGCACGCACACGTTGCTAGTGTTCTCCGCACCACCTGCTGGAAAGGGCCACTGGGCTCCACTTAAGCAACTTGTGGGCTTCCACAAAGTCCACCTTCCCCCCAAGGCCCAACAACGGGTGCGGATCAACATTCACGTTTGCAAGCTCCTCAGCGTCGTTGACACCTCCGGGACTCGGAGAATTCCAATGggctctcacactcttcacattgCAGATATTAAACACTCTCTCGCACTTCACCCACAAACACTTGGAATTATCAagacttga